In Terriglobia bacterium, the following are encoded in one genomic region:
- a CDS encoding MoxR family ATPase: MPSLTIHKDKAVRDPQALARRFEQLGYITDPALATAIYLAVSLAKPLLLEGHAGLGKTEVAKTLAAMLDTRLIRLQCYEGLDVNSAVYEWNYQKQLLAIKIEERTSLSVEEKEKHIFSRDFLMERPLLQAIQEKEFSPVLLVDEVDRADEAFEAFLLELLSDFQISIPELGTVKAKHLPMVILTSNRSRELGDALKRRCLYHWIEYPTLEKEMKIVAARLPGIGAEFERQIVAFVQSVRRLNLAKAPGVAETLDWAQALASLGKNMVDRESVEDTLGCLSKSMEDTARIKAAGIEKMLTEVG; encoded by the coding sequence ATGCCGTCTCTTACCATCCATAAAGACAAAGCAGTGCGCGATCCGCAAGCGTTGGCGCGCCGCTTTGAGCAACTCGGCTATATCACCGATCCGGCGCTGGCAACGGCGATTTATCTGGCTGTGAGTCTGGCCAAGCCACTATTGCTGGAAGGCCATGCAGGGCTAGGCAAGACCGAGGTTGCGAAGACGCTGGCGGCGATGCTGGATACGCGACTGATTCGGCTCCAGTGTTATGAGGGGCTCGACGTCAACTCCGCGGTCTATGAGTGGAACTACCAGAAGCAGTTGCTGGCCATCAAGATTGAAGAGCGAACCAGCTTGTCGGTGGAGGAAAAAGAGAAGCACATCTTCAGCCGCGATTTTCTGATGGAGCGTCCGCTGCTGCAGGCAATCCAGGAAAAAGAATTCTCGCCGGTGCTGTTGGTGGATGAAGTGGACCGCGCCGACGAGGCGTTTGAGGCTTTTCTGCTGGAATTGCTTTCGGATTTTCAGATCAGCATTCCAGAGCTGGGGACGGTAAAGGCCAAACATTTGCCGATGGTGATTCTTACGTCAAACCGCAGCCGCGAGCTGGGTGACGCACTGAAGCGCCGCTGCTTATACCACTGGATTGAATATCCCACCCTGGAAAAAGAGATGAAGATCGTTGCGGCGCGGCTGCCGGGAATTGGCGCGGAGTTTGAACGGCAGATCGTTGCGTTTGTGCAGTCCGTGCGGCGGCTGAACTTGGCGAAAGCGCCGGGAGTTGCGGAAACGCTGGACTGGGCGCAGGCACTCGCGTCGCTGGGTAAGAACATGGTGGACCGCGAATCGGTGGAAGATACGCTAGGCTGTCTTTCCAAGTCTATGGAAGACACGGCCAGGATCAAGGCAGCAGGCATTGAAAAAATGCTGACGGAAGTTGGCTGA
- a CDS encoding Do family serine endopeptidase, with product MKTPMQQWKSLLKGKTLAAVLMLALTASFGGYEFLKPAPANAASVAPAAAALDDNSVSAISALDRAMESLAAHVTPAVVNVTVTSRAKQQQISGQDQDEIQRFFGPFGFGPQGPQGRQGPRVEHGLGSGIIISPDGYIVTNNHVIDGATDIRVTLNDRRVLPAKLIGADPMTDLAVIKVSGSGFPSLPWGDSTALKPGQTVLAFGNPFNFRFTVTRGIVSALNRPNPYSDDARKPGEFIQTDAAINPGNSGGPLVNAHGEVIGINTFLISPSGSFAGMGFAIPTQIARPVIDTLLKDGKIEHARIGVGINDVTPENASFFHLDNASGALVSQVDPDSPGSKAGLKVGDVITEMNGKKVDNAGQLQAAISGQRPGNKVTLQVMRDGKSLNLPVTLESINKKSDETASNSGENHGKARWGVALENLNADMRDQLQLPSNVKGVVVTDVQPGSPADNAGISRGDVILEVNRKPVQTAEDVKRELGNVPAGKDAMVLVWANGGSSFRVMHAAEPGSGQNGE from the coding sequence ATGAAAACGCCAATGCAGCAATGGAAGTCTCTCCTGAAAGGCAAGACGCTGGCAGCAGTTCTGATGCTAGCGCTCACTGCGAGCTTTGGAGGGTATGAATTTCTTAAACCCGCGCCGGCGAATGCCGCTAGTGTAGCGCCCGCAGCCGCGGCCCTTGATGACAACAGTGTAAGCGCGATTTCCGCGCTTGATCGCGCAATGGAATCCCTTGCGGCGCACGTGACGCCCGCAGTGGTAAACGTGACCGTGACTTCACGGGCAAAGCAGCAGCAGATCTCTGGTCAGGACCAGGACGAAATCCAGCGGTTCTTTGGGCCGTTTGGATTTGGACCACAGGGTCCGCAAGGACGCCAAGGCCCGCGCGTGGAGCATGGGCTGGGCAGCGGAATCATCATTTCACCCGATGGCTATATTGTGACGAACAATCACGTCATCGACGGCGCAACGGACATTCGCGTTACGCTGAACGATCGCCGCGTTCTGCCGGCAAAATTGATTGGCGCCGATCCCATGACGGACCTGGCCGTGATCAAAGTGAGCGGCAGCGGTTTTCCGAGCCTGCCCTGGGGCGACTCAACCGCTCTCAAGCCGGGACAGACAGTTCTGGCCTTCGGCAATCCGTTTAACTTTCGTTTCACCGTGACGCGCGGCATTGTGAGTGCTTTGAACCGTCCTAACCCTTACAGTGATGACGCGCGCAAGCCTGGTGAATTTATCCAGACCGATGCGGCCATCAATCCAGGAAATTCCGGAGGGCCGCTGGTGAACGCGCATGGTGAAGTCATCGGCATCAACACGTTCCTGATCTCGCCTTCCGGCAGCTTTGCCGGAATGGGCTTTGCCATTCCAACGCAGATTGCGCGGCCCGTAATTGACACGCTGCTCAAAGACGGCAAGATCGAGCACGCACGAATCGGCGTGGGCATCAATGATGTGACTCCGGAAAACGCGAGCTTCTTCCATCTGGACAACGCAAGCGGCGCACTGGTCAGCCAGGTTGATCCTGACTCGCCCGGCTCGAAAGCAGGCTTGAAAGTGGGCGACGTGATCACCGAAATGAACGGTAAAAAGGTGGACAACGCGGGCCAGTTGCAGGCCGCTATCAGCGGGCAGCGCCCGGGGAACAAAGTGACGCTGCAGGTAATGCGTGATGGCAAGAGCCTGAATCTGCCGGTAACGCTGGAATCAATCAACAAGAAGTCCGACGAGACCGCGTCCAACTCCGGCGAAAACCACGGCAAGGCCCGCTGGGGCGTGGCACTTGAAAACCTGAATGCCGACATGCGTGACCAGTTGCAACTCCCTTCGAACGTCAAGGGTGTTGTGGTAACTGACGTACAGCCCGGAAGCCCGGCAGATAATGCCGGCATCAGCCGTGGCGACGTTATCCTGGAAGTCAACCGCAAGCCGGTTCAAACCGCCGAAGACGTAAAGCGCGAACTGGGCAACGTCCCCGCCGGCAAAGATGCAATGGTGCTGGTGTGGGCCAATGGCGGCAGTTCCTTCCGAGTAATGCACGCCGCCGAACCAGGCTCTGGCCAGAACGGCGAGTAA
- a CDS encoding XdhC family protein, with amino-acid sequence MMFDQFLKETAELIARGESFVTATVVRALPPTSGKPGDKAIIHADGRILGWIGGGCAQLVVVKEALNAQADGRPRLVRISPSDSNPEEGIVDYTMTCHSGGALDIYLEPVKPKPQIMILGRSPVARILAQLGSTIGYGVSVVSSESPKEGVDGVESITTDDFKLPGGKINAQAFIVVSTQGEGDEEALEQAVNSDALYVAFVASKTKAAKVMEFLESRGVSREKNSRVRAPAGLNIGATSPEEIAVSILAEIVQIRAREAKSAAKPAASAALNVIQNDAKDPICGMTVEKSKAKHKAEFQGKIFYFCCAGCKQKFEQSPERYLAG; translated from the coding sequence ATGATGTTTGATCAGTTCCTCAAAGAGACGGCAGAGTTAATCGCCCGGGGCGAATCATTCGTCACGGCGACGGTGGTGCGTGCCCTGCCTCCCACTTCCGGAAAGCCGGGAGACAAGGCCATCATCCACGCGGACGGCAGAATATTGGGATGGATTGGCGGCGGCTGCGCGCAGCTGGTGGTAGTGAAAGAGGCGCTGAATGCGCAGGCTGATGGACGCCCCAGGCTGGTGCGGATCAGCCCTTCTGACAGCAATCCGGAAGAGGGAATTGTGGATTACACCATGACGTGCCACAGCGGAGGAGCGTTGGACATCTATCTTGAACCGGTAAAGCCCAAGCCACAGATCATGATTCTGGGCCGGTCTCCTGTCGCGCGAATTCTGGCGCAACTTGGAAGCACGATTGGGTACGGGGTTTCCGTGGTCTCTTCTGAAAGTCCCAAAGAGGGCGTTGACGGCGTTGAGAGCATTACGACCGATGATTTCAAGCTGCCGGGTGGGAAGATAAATGCGCAGGCGTTTATTGTGGTGTCAACGCAGGGTGAAGGCGACGAAGAAGCGCTGGAGCAAGCTGTGAACAGCGACGCGCTGTATGTCGCGTTTGTGGCGAGCAAGACGAAGGCCGCCAAGGTGATGGAATTTCTGGAATCGCGCGGCGTGAGCCGTGAAAAAAACAGCCGCGTGCGTGCGCCCGCCGGATTAAATATCGGGGCGACATCGCCAGAGGAAATTGCCGTGAGCATTCTCGCTGAGATCGTGCAGATACGGGCCAGAGAAGCCAAGTCTGCCGCCAAGCCCGCAGCCAGCGCTGCGCTGAATGTGATCCAGAATGATGCGAAGGATCCCATCTGCGGGATGACTGTAGAGAAAAGCAAAGCAAAACATAAGGCCGAGTTCCAGGGAAAGATTTTTTACTTCTGTTGTGCCGGCTGCAAACAGAAATTTGAGCAATCCCCAGAGCGATATCTGGCGGGGTAG
- a CDS encoding M48 family metalloprotease, translating into MMVDLNGMATAVSQRLLFSAVGGTLLAAAVWILLQFFPKRDSRTNFAVWFSTLLATALLPVLSFYLEQRPAAPSDAPAVFTVSTSFAAYLFFGWAAIALAGLARVVLATFQLRRLRSNAAPVAMESVPADIRSLIEDAQKSRPVSVLVSERLEVPTAIGFRKAAVMLPAWMLENTPAEELKYILLHELAHLRRRDDWTNLAQKILKALLFFLPSVWWIERRLSLDREMACDDAVLVHSGTPAGYAECLARVAERSFLRKQIALAQAAVGRVRQLTARVTRILDPERPQTTQMWKPAVPVVMVVALLCAVPASFTPELVGFADAAAAAKTQASSQQKIKIAPIPAAKRSADGPEVRMVPASLKTDGEVIAPTKAKAALAPKNNIRHARRVIRPKKAQPLVMMAKNQSPVPEQYVTVREDMFFVVTQRTASGEQQSWQVHMWQVSLQPQTKVVPKPQKI; encoded by the coding sequence ATGATGGTTGATTTGAATGGCATGGCGACCGCAGTTTCACAGCGCTTGTTGTTTAGCGCAGTGGGCGGAACCCTGCTGGCGGCCGCCGTCTGGATTCTGTTGCAGTTCTTTCCCAAAAGAGATTCACGGACGAATTTTGCCGTTTGGTTTTCAACCTTGCTGGCGACAGCCCTGTTGCCAGTATTGAGTTTTTATCTTGAACAGAGACCTGCCGCGCCAAGCGATGCGCCCGCGGTATTCACGGTTTCAACTTCATTTGCCGCATACCTGTTCTTTGGATGGGCGGCTATTGCTTTGGCAGGTCTGGCGCGCGTTGTTCTTGCGACATTCCAGCTGCGCCGGTTGCGGTCTAATGCCGCGCCGGTGGCAATGGAGTCCGTGCCTGCGGACATACGCTCTTTGATTGAGGACGCGCAGAAGTCCCGTCCAGTTTCAGTACTTGTTTCAGAGCGGTTGGAAGTGCCAACGGCAATCGGCTTCCGCAAAGCTGCTGTGATGCTTCCAGCATGGATGCTGGAGAACACCCCGGCTGAAGAGTTGAAATACATTTTGTTGCATGAACTGGCGCACCTTCGTCGCCGCGACGATTGGACGAACTTGGCGCAAAAGATTTTGAAAGCACTGTTGTTCTTCCTGCCGAGCGTGTGGTGGATTGAGCGCAGGCTTTCACTCGACCGCGAGATGGCTTGCGACGACGCCGTTCTGGTGCATTCCGGCACACCGGCGGGCTATGCGGAATGCCTGGCGCGCGTGGCGGAAAGAAGTTTTCTGCGGAAACAAATTGCGCTGGCACAGGCCGCGGTTGGCCGCGTTCGGCAATTGACTGCGCGCGTTACCAGAATTTTGGATCCTGAGCGCCCACAGACAACGCAAATGTGGAAGCCGGCTGTACCGGTGGTGATGGTTGTTGCGCTGCTGTGCGCCGTTCCAGCTTCATTCACGCCGGAACTGGTTGGGTTTGCCGATGCAGCAGCGGCCGCGAAGACCCAGGCGAGTAGCCAGCAGAAAATCAAGATTGCTCCAATACCTGCGGCGAAAAGGAGCGCCGATGGTCCAGAAGTCCGTATGGTGCCGGCAAGTTTGAAGACCGATGGCGAAGTGATTGCCCCAACAAAAGCGAAAGCGGCGCTCGCGCCGAAGAACAATATTCGACATGCGCGCCGGGTCATTCGTCCAAAGAAGGCGCAACCGCTGGTGATGATGGCCAAGAACCAATCACCTGTACCGGAGCAATACGTAACGGTACGTGAAGACATGTTTTTTGTAGTTACGCAGCGAACCGCTTCTGGCGAGCAGCAGAGCTGGCAAGTGCACATGTGGCAGGTGAGCTTGCAGCCGCAAACCAAGGTAGTACCCAAACCCCAAAAGATTTAG
- a CDS encoding VWA domain-containing protein produces the protein MTIEEAPGLERTIVEFCRFARANGIAAGVKESLEAVRAASAVGIEERQNLKFALRAVLCSTKADWDIFDEIFDAFWSRSEASKNSLSSRRNKNVREQESQQENAELAALVESSSALADAEEGKAVMGATVHERLKKADFSEVKQADLAELEKISLRLLQQMSLRLSRRIRSLAMRGRVDLRRTIRRSIGRGGDPIDLSFRKRKLQPLKLVIALDVSGSMNPYSIFFVRFAYALQKYFKRVDTFLFSTQLTEITSALRARQLRDALESLAGHAAGWSGGTKIGDSLRQLTKLQGRRLFSRDTVFMVLSDGWETGDPAVLAEELSAIKRRVRKLIWLNPLLGMADYQPITRGMSAALPYIDVFAPAHNLESLLNLETYLRHG, from the coding sequence ATGACGATAGAAGAAGCGCCGGGTTTGGAACGGACGATTGTCGAGTTCTGTCGATTTGCGCGGGCGAACGGGATTGCGGCAGGAGTAAAGGAAAGTCTTGAAGCAGTGCGAGCTGCCAGCGCCGTTGGGATTGAGGAGCGGCAGAATCTGAAGTTTGCGCTGCGTGCTGTGCTTTGTTCGACAAAGGCCGACTGGGACATTTTTGACGAAATCTTTGATGCATTCTGGAGCAGATCAGAGGCTTCCAAGAATTCACTGAGCAGCAGGCGCAATAAGAACGTGCGCGAACAGGAGTCGCAGCAGGAGAACGCCGAACTAGCGGCACTGGTAGAGAGCAGCTCGGCGCTGGCTGACGCTGAAGAAGGCAAAGCCGTGATGGGCGCGACGGTGCATGAGCGACTCAAGAAAGCCGATTTCTCTGAGGTCAAGCAGGCTGATCTGGCCGAACTGGAGAAGATTTCATTGCGGCTGTTGCAGCAGATGAGTCTGCGGCTTTCGCGCCGGATCAGAAGCCTGGCGATGCGAGGCAGAGTCGATTTACGCCGAACGATCCGCCGAAGCATTGGGCGTGGCGGAGATCCAATCGATCTCAGCTTCCGCAAGCGAAAATTGCAGCCCTTGAAGCTGGTGATTGCGCTGGATGTAAGCGGTTCCATGAATCCTTACAGCATTTTCTTTGTCCGGTTCGCTTATGCTCTGCAAAAATATTTCAAGCGTGTGGACACTTTTCTGTTCAGCACCCAACTGACGGAAATTACTTCAGCGCTGCGCGCGCGGCAGCTGCGGGATGCTTTGGAATCATTGGCAGGCCACGCTGCTGGATGGTCGGGCGGAACGAAGATTGGTGACTCGCTGCGGCAATTAACTAAACTCCAGGGAAGACGGCTCTTTTCCCGCGACACAGTATTCATGGTCTTGAGTGATGGTTGGGAGACCGGAGATCCGGCGGTGCTGGCCGAAGAACTCAGTGCTATCAAGAGACGAGTGCGCAAACTGATTTGGTTGAATCCGCTGCTGGGAATGGCCGATTACCAGCCCATCACGCGCGGGATGAGCGCGGCGCTTCCTTATATCGACGTATTTGCTCCGGCGCATAATCTGGAAAGCCTACTGAATTTGGAAACGTATTTGAGGCACGGATGA
- a CDS encoding radical SAM protein, with protein sequence MQSAKASTANSNCSLPKACPEGAKCHLLVVKVASRCNLNCSYCYVYNAGDNSYLQQPAVMSDETMDAVVQRAATHCRQHGIKLFTFVFHGGEPLLAGQNFFRRFVAQVASHFPAETKPLFCLQTNGTLLTRDWCKLLSELNIGIGISMDGPKEFNDIHRVYHSGKGSYDHVLAGWEAAKSCGLRPGLLAVVNIKADPLEVYRHAKELNPRSIDFLLPDSTHDKLPPGQVAGKETTLYADWLLEIFKVWVAEAESPFRIRLFTHLMRTILGANDSFDNFSQDPNEVMIIETNGAIESLDVLKVCRHGITKSFTNVLTHELDEAFDNEMVSLYYNSGRQLSTTCRQCLIQSVCAGGYLPHRYRRDNGFDNPSVYCHDLMKLITEIQSWVVAHLPEELRIENSLIPVTYAQARAHLQIAFQISSGHISE encoded by the coding sequence GTGCAGTCAGCCAAGGCCAGTACTGCCAATTCCAATTGCTCCTTGCCAAAGGCTTGCCCTGAGGGCGCAAAGTGCCATTTACTGGTTGTTAAAGTTGCGAGCCGTTGCAACCTGAATTGTTCTTATTGTTATGTATACAATGCAGGCGACAACAGCTACCTGCAGCAGCCGGCTGTTATGTCAGACGAGACCATGGATGCTGTGGTGCAGCGAGCGGCAACACATTGCCGCCAGCATGGCATTAAGCTATTCACATTCGTGTTTCACGGCGGTGAGCCGCTGCTGGCCGGTCAAAATTTCTTTCGCCGTTTTGTAGCGCAGGTAGCCAGTCATTTTCCAGCGGAAACCAAACCTCTTTTTTGCCTTCAGACCAACGGTACTCTCTTAACGAGGGACTGGTGCAAATTACTATCTGAGTTGAATATTGGAATTGGCATCAGCATGGATGGTCCTAAGGAGTTCAACGATATCCATCGGGTCTATCACTCCGGCAAAGGGTCCTACGACCACGTGCTGGCGGGCTGGGAGGCAGCAAAATCGTGCGGCCTCCGGCCAGGGCTTCTTGCCGTCGTGAATATAAAAGCTGATCCGCTTGAGGTCTATCGCCACGCCAAGGAACTGAATCCCCGCTCGATCGATTTCCTGCTTCCCGACTCTACACATGACAAACTTCCTCCAGGCCAAGTGGCTGGTAAGGAAACTACTCTGTACGCTGACTGGTTGCTGGAAATATTTAAAGTCTGGGTGGCTGAGGCAGAGTCGCCGTTTCGCATACGACTATTCACACACCTCATGCGTACTATCCTAGGGGCCAATGATTCTTTTGACAATTTCAGCCAAGACCCAAACGAAGTAATGATCATAGAAACAAACGGCGCAATCGAGTCTTTAGATGTGCTTAAAGTCTGCCGCCATGGCATTACCAAATCTTTTACCAATGTGCTGACACACGAGCTCGACGAAGCATTTGACAATGAGATGGTCAGTCTTTATTACAACAGTGGCCGGCAGCTGTCCACGACCTGCCGCCAATGCCTCATCCAAAGCGTTTGCGCCGGAGGTTATTTACCGCATCGCTACCGCCGGGACAATGGTTTTGACAATCCGTCAGTGTACTGCCATGACCTGATGAAGCTGATTACCGAAATACAAAGCTGGGTGGTTGCACATTTACCGGAGGAATTAAGGATTGAAAACTCTCTGATCCCGGTGACATATGCACAAGCCCGCGCTCATCTTCAAATTGCTTTTCAAATTTCTTCAGGACATATTTCTGAGTAG
- a CDS encoding SRPBCC family protein, whose product MAIKIEKTFRVDEPVEKVWAFLSDPKKVGVCVPGAQITEQVDERTYKGAIKVKVGPSVTDYKGEVQIVRKDDTAHEIEILGKGQDVRGKGSASMKMTGKLRGVDGGTEVINISELNVVGILAQMGGRVITEVSNIMFEQFVSNFKKQLQSPDAAGAEATTAAAKPISAVGVAFSALKAAVTRHSGSEEAKPEPTKSPGDPGAK is encoded by the coding sequence ATGGCGATAAAGATCGAAAAGACGTTCCGGGTGGATGAGCCGGTGGAGAAAGTCTGGGCGTTTTTGAGCGATCCCAAAAAAGTCGGCGTGTGCGTTCCCGGAGCGCAGATCACAGAGCAGGTGGACGAGCGCACATATAAAGGAGCCATCAAGGTCAAGGTCGGCCCGAGCGTTACCGATTACAAAGGCGAAGTGCAGATCGTGCGCAAGGACGACACCGCGCATGAGATAGAAATCCTGGGGAAGGGCCAGGACGTGCGCGGGAAGGGCAGCGCATCGATGAAGATGACCGGCAAGCTGCGCGGGGTGGATGGCGGGACCGAAGTTATCAATATTTCTGAGCTCAACGTGGTTGGCATTCTGGCCCAGATGGGCGGTCGCGTGATCACAGAAGTTTCAAACATTATGTTTGAGCAGTTTGTGAGCAACTTTAAAAAACAATTGCAGTCGCCGGACGCGGCGGGCGCAGAGGCCACGACTGCCGCAGCAAAACCGATCAGCGCCGTTGGCGTAGCTTTTTCCGCTTTGAAGGCTGCTGTTACCAGACATTCGGGAAGCGAAGAGGCCAAGCCCGAACCGACGAAATCCCCAGGCGATCCCGGCGCCAAGTGA
- a CDS encoding BlaI/MecI/CopY family transcriptional regulator produces MPPKKSPTLTEAELRLMEVLWQTGPATVHQVLEALPEKFPLAYNTVLTTIRILEKKGYVQHVKEGRAHVYAPLVGKQEATRFEIKNLVGRFFKDSHELLVLNILEDKSINADELKRLGQLLQEHRGKP; encoded by the coding sequence GTGCCGCCGAAGAAATCGCCAACGTTGACCGAAGCTGAACTCCGCCTCATGGAGGTCTTATGGCAAACGGGGCCGGCGACTGTTCACCAAGTGCTAGAGGCATTGCCGGAAAAATTCCCCCTTGCATATAACACTGTGCTCACCACAATCCGCATTCTGGAAAAGAAGGGATATGTGCAGCACGTAAAAGAGGGGCGGGCGCACGTCTATGCTCCTTTGGTAGGCAAGCAGGAAGCCACGCGCTTTGAGATCAAAAACCTGGTTGGGCGCTTCTTTAAGGATTCCCACGAATTATTAGTGCTCAACATTCTTGAAGACAAAAGCATCAATGCGGACGAACTCAAGCGTCTGGGCCAGTTGCTGCAAGAACACAGGGGGAAGCCATGA
- a CDS encoding VOC family protein, which translates to MLNTIAPFFIVDDLAATLAFYQSKLGFDVRYKGGGDGTGDDFWAIVGRDRVMLMLKAIKPEVQPQPNHTRHEWAPWDAYINAEDPDALYAEFTGRQVPMHRELANTHDGLRAFEVIDNNGYVLCFGRPVEK; encoded by the coding sequence ATGTTGAACACGATTGCTCCCTTTTTTATTGTCGACGATCTGGCCGCTACGCTTGCCTTCTACCAGTCCAAACTGGGGTTTGACGTTCGCTATAAGGGCGGAGGCGATGGGACCGGCGATGACTTCTGGGCCATCGTTGGACGCGACCGGGTCATGCTCATGCTCAAGGCCATCAAGCCCGAGGTCCAACCGCAGCCGAACCATACGCGCCATGAATGGGCTCCCTGGGACGCGTATATCAACGCCGAAGATCCCGACGCACTGTACGCAGAGTTCACCGGCAGGCAGGTTCCCATGCATCGGGAGTTGGCCAATACCCACGATGGACTCAGGGCCTTTGAGGTCATCGACAACAATGGGTATGTGTTGTGCTTTGGGCGGCCAGTGGAGAAGTAA